The Glycine soja cultivar W05 chromosome 9, ASM419377v2, whole genome shotgun sequence sequence TGTCTCAAAGAATAAACTGGCCTACTGTTTTCGTATTATTTATGGCATATCAGATGACacttcaattatttttcattggTTGCTAATGAATTACAATCACTCAAAAAGTGAGGCCCTACAATCATAATAATATGTACCTGAAAGCCAAAACCGAACGGAGGATTTCTGTGGCATTTAATTCTTATCACTTTCTGCCCTCAAATGTCACACTCTAATCATGCACCAACATTTTGTGGCGTACAAGAAAACTCTTGTATTTGAGAGCagtccatttttatttgaacatCTTTTGACAAATGGAACTAGCTTTTCATTACCATGTGACAAAAAATTACTTTCCTACCATTAATTTCCCTGAAAGGTAAAATTATCCAAATCTGGAAAGCGTTTCGTGTAATCTTGGCTATCCATGACTAACTAATTTCTGAAACGGTTCAGCTACTTCATAACCTTTTGATGTCATTCTCCCCAACAAAAACAACTTGTTTGCAACACCTTGCTTGCTTTCTAACGCACTTGGTGACCTTCCCTGCTTGTGAGATAAATTGTTATGACCTTCATAGTTTTTCAATATTATGGAAATTTCCTTATAAGTTTCAATATTTCATAATATTCATAATTAGTTCATAGAGCTCAAAAGATGCGTATATgacctttttttcttgtttgtacTAGGAGAGGAATAAATGAAAAGATTTCAGAAATTTGTGGATTGCTATATATATGCTCAAATGATGTGTCTATTAgttcttttaaatttgtattgATCATATTTCTGTACCTTTTAATAGATATACTGTGCTGTAATCCCAAGAGAAGGATCAGACATTGATGATGCAGAGTTGCTAAGATATTGCAAGAAGAATCTTGCATCTTTCAAAGTCCCCAAAAAGGTCTTCATTACCGATTCTTTGCCCAAGACTGCCACCGGAAAGATTTTGCGTCGTCTTGTGGCAGAACACTTTGTCTCTCAAATTTGAGCAACTCAAGTCCTACATTTGAAGACTCTATACCTGGCCATACATAGTTGGAGTCCACACACCATAAATTTCAACAGTAGTTTGGCAACTTGGCATTTAGGAGGAGGATATTTCTGCAAATGGTCTTTCATACAGGATACAGTATATTGTAGTTTTCAATGATTCATGTGAAATGTTCACAGTGTAATGTTTTCAAGGTTTTAAAGATCTTAAATAATTTCTCAATCCTTTTTTTGTCTACATTTCTAGCTTCATGAATCATGGGATGgggaaactaaaattttatcgTAAAAAACTACAACTAGAACGGCAAAGCATGAAAGGGGATGAAGTGAAGGTAAAGTTAAGATTTAGACAGGTAATCAGGTATGCTAATGGCATCAGTTCCAATTGGAAAGTAGAATAGGTAGTGACATTTGTGAATTTCCATGtgcatttctttaaaatagtgAAAGGATTTTGTTTTCCGAAAagcttaaaaaaatacacactaaAATttgacatgataaaaaaatacacaatactAGTAGCAAACAAccatgtcatgcttatgttagTAATTttggatcatatatatatatatatatatatatatatatatatatatatatatatatatatatatatatatatatatatatatatatatatatcacataattgaatAAGTTAGGATCATCATATAATTAGTCAGAACATtgtctaatcaatataaaagtatGGCTAAAGGCATATATGTCATGAAAGGATAATTGTGTAGACATcagtgatattataatttgatgagagaccaaattataattatcaaatttggggTAACTGATGACAGTTATCAAAATATAAAGGAGGGTTATGGTCCTCATCTGTAGAGAGCAGCCCAACCCCTATGGTTTCTGTTTATCCCGTCCgtcaaaagaggaagaaaattcaaaaagaaagaaagaataactCTCTACAATTGGAAGGTCATAAAACCAATTTTTCTGATCaacctttcatcatcatcattccaaCAAATTCAGAAGAAAAGAATGACTCTCTACAGTAGAAAGgtcataacatcaatttttctgatcaacctttcatcatcatcatttcatTATGACTAATCCAGCTATGCTTCCGCATCTAATTTTgatcatgattttgagtatgTGAACACAAAGGGGTTCTATTCATCTATGTAGAGTAATTTCTCTCTACATGAATAGAAAGCATGTGGTTAGGATTGATGATTTTCTATTAGAATGAAATTAGGCTAATTGATTGAATCCCTATATTTGGAATTAAATCCCAAcctttggtatcagagccacccATACTTGATTCATGTACTATGTTTGGACAACATACACACATTAGATATAATCTTTTGAGGAAACAAATTAGATTATCACATTAGTGTGGAATGAACAATGATATAAAGGGTGATTGAtaacatcaaattaatataacaaTTGTAACACATGTAGAGTAACAATACGATGCACGACATAACACAATTTGATGTGTTAATGGATTATGCATTTTATGAGTACCATGCATCATTTATGTGTTTGTTGTTACTTTTAGAGGCTACTGcgctatattaaaataataatcatgggcttctaaaatttaaaataaataaataaagttaaaataatttactcaagaaacattttaattttggatttggtgcattaatgttcaaaattcagttatggtatatcatattaattatttagcatttAAATGAGCTAATTGAATCAAGATATCACCATGGGATATACCATTATTTAAATGCATTGATGACTGTCATGTGAgcgtattatttattttgatcttttccGTTGTTGCTTCTATATTTGCTAACCTGAATTCGATTTTGGTTCTTAATGGTACAAATTTTAAGGACTGGAAAGAGAACATGCAAATTGTTCTTGCCTGCATGAATCTAGACCTTGCATTAAGGATTGAGAAACCCCCTTCTCCTACGGATTCCAGTATCTCTGAACAGAGGAAACTTCATGAGAAGTGGAATCACTCAAATCGCATGTGTCTTATGATCATTAAGCGTGACATTCCTGAGGTCTTTTGGGGTACGATTTTAGATGATATAACTAGTGCCAAAGAATTCCTTGCTGAAATTGAAAAGGGTTTTGCAAATAACATTAAGGCGGAAACAAGTACTCTCCTCCAGAACTTGATTTCCATGAAGTATCAAGGAAAAGGAAATGTCAGGGAATACATTATGGGAATGTCAAATAAATGCTTCAAAATTAAGGGCACTAAAGTTATCAGAAGACTTGCTTATTCATTTAGTGCTGATTTCTCTACCTTCACAGTTTAGTCAGTTTAAGATATCTTATAATTGTCAGAAGGAGGAATGGTCTCTTAATGAGCTCATTTCATACCATGTGCAAGAAGAGAAAAGGTTGAAGTAAGAAAGGACTCAAAGTGTTCATGTTATGAGTACCTCTAAAGACAAGGGCAAAAGAAAATGGATTGTGGAGCCCAAGAATGAAGTTGCTAAGGGTCTaggacaaaagaaacaaaatcagggtgacaattgtttctttttcagTAAGTCTGGACATGTAAAGAAGAAATGTACCAAATATCATGCTTGGCGTACAAGGAAGGGTATTTTTCTTTGGTGGTCTGTTCTGAGGTCAATTTAGCTTCAGTACCTAGAAACATTTGGTGGTTAGATTCTGGTGCCACTACTAACATCAGTGTTTCAATGCAGGGTTGCCTAAGCTACTGGAAGCCAATTGATTCTGAAAGATGGATCTACGTTGGAGATGGTAAATCGGTGGAAGTGGAAGCTATAGGGcactttagattattattacGTACTagtttttatttggatttgaaaGACACTTTTGTTGTACTGTCATTTAGACGAAATTTGGTTTCAGTTTCTTATTTGGACAAATTGGGTTATTTGTGTTCATTTGAAAACAATATGTTCATGTTGTCTTTTAATTCAGATATTGTTGGAACTGGTTCACTCTTGGTTAACGATAATCTATATTTACATGATACTGTAGCTTCCTATGGTGAATCCTTTAATTGCGTGGTACTAAGCGTAGAATTGATAATACAAACTCAAGAGCATTATGGCATAAGcgcttaggtcacatttcttAGAACATAATTGAACGACTTGTGTCAAGCTGAATCTTGGATTCCATTGATTTCACAAgctttgatgtttgtgttgaatGCATTAAAGGTAAACAGATCAAACGCAAGAAATTAAGTGCATATAGGGCTATAGACGTCTTGGAATTGATACATACGGACATTTGTGGGCCATTTCATACACCTTCGTGGAATGGTCAACAATGTTTTATATCATTCATAGACGATTACTCCAAATATGCATACTTGTTTCTTATACATGAAAAGTCACAATCTCTTGATGTGTTCAAAACATTTAAAGTTAAAGTTAaaaatcaactcaacaaaaGAATAAAGTGTATCAGATCTGATCGTGGTGGTGAATACTATGACAGATATGACAGTTCAGGTAAACAACGTCTGGGGCCTTTTGCTAGGTACCTAGAGGAATATGGAATCGTCCCACAGTACACCATACCGGGGTCacctagcatgaatggtgtGGTTAAAAGACGAAACAgaactcttaaggatatggtaagaaGCATGATTTATCATTCTAACTTACTTGAGTCACTCTAAGGAGAGGCACTAAAGACTACAGCTTACATTCTAAATAGAGTGCCAACTAAGGCAGTTTCCAAAACACCTTATGAGCTTTGGGTTGGGCGAAAGCCTAGTCTAAAACATTTTCATGTATGGGGATGTCCATTTGAGGCAAGGCCTTATAAGCCAAATGAAAGGAAATTGGACTCTCGAACAGTGAGCAGCTACTTTATTGGTTATTATGAAAGATTCAGgggctataaattttataatcccaaattaaagacaatttttgagACGGGAACCGCCACATTTTTTGAGGATACTGAGTTTGGGAGGAAGAATAAGGTTAGAGACTTTGTCTTAGAGGAAGAATCAGTAACAATTCCAGAACCAATTCATACAGTTGCTTTTGATAAAGCAAATTCGGAACCTCTACAAGATATTGTTATTGAATTCCCCACTCACGATAATTTAGTCGTTCATGAAGAACAAACTCAAGATCCTCAAGAACCTATGCTTCATGAGTCAATACCTTTGCGGAGATTTACAAGAGAAAGGAGAAGTGCTATTCCAGATGATTATGTGGTATTTCTCCAGGAACATGAGGAAAATAATGGTATGATGGAAGATGACCCAGTCAACTTCCATCAAGCCATGCAAGATTCTAACTTAGAAAAGTGGATTGAAGCAATGAATGAGGAGTATAAGTCCATGCAAgacaacaaggtttggaaacttGTCCCATTACcaaaaggtgtgaaacccatTGATTGCAAATGGATATTTAAGACCTAGCGAGATTCCAAAGATAATGTGGAGAGGTATAAGGCTCGTCTTGTGGCGAAGGGCTATACCCAAAAGGAAAGGGATTAACTTTAAAAAGACTTTTTCTCTAGTTTCATCGAAAGACTCTTTTAGGACAATTGTTGCACATTATGATTTGGAgcttcatcaaatggatgttaagacaaCGTTTCTCAATGGCAACATTGATGAGACAATTTATATGGTCtaaccagaaaactttgtgtCAGGAGACCCAAAGAATATGGTTTGCAAACTGACAAAATCCATTTATGGGCTAAAACAGGCATCTCGTCAATGGTACCACAAATTTCATCAAGTAATTCTCTCATTTGGTTTTGAGATgaatcttgttgatgattgtgTGTATCACAAATTCGGTGGGAGCAAGTAAATTTTCCTGgtcttatatgttgatgacatactGCTTGCCACTAATGATATAGGCATGTTGCACGAAACCAAGAGATTTCTATCAAGAAACTTCGAAATGAAAGATCTTGGTGACGCATCCCTTGTATTAGGAATTCAAATACACCAAGATCGATCTCAGGGTATTCTAGGATTATCACAAAGGAGTTATATCGAAAAGGTACTTAAAAGGTTTGGCGTGCAGGAATGTAAATCTGGGGATACTCCAGTTGCTAAGGGAGACAAGTTTAGTCTCAAACAGTGCCCAAAAGGAAATTTGGAAATTCAGGAAATGCAGAAGATTCCCTATGCATCAGCTGTAGGGAGTTTGATGTATGCCCAAATATATACGCGTCCGGATATAGCATACATAGTTGGGGTATTAGACAGATATTTAAGCAATCCAGGAATGGATCATTGGAAAGAAGCCAAAAGGGTTATGAGGTATTTGAAGAGAACAAAGTACTATATGCTCACATACAAGAGGTCAGATCAGTTGGAGATCACTGGGTATTCTGACTCAGATTTTTCAGGATGCCTAGATAGTTTGAGATCCACTTCAGGTTAAATTTTCATGTTAGCCGGTGGTGCGGTTTCTTGGCGCAGTGCCAAGCAAACCCTTACTACTTCATCCACCATGACGGCAAAATTTGTGGCATGCTATGAGGCATCAAATCATGGAATATGGCTGAAAAATTTTGTCACAAGACTGCAAATTATTGAAAGACCACTTAAGTTATATTGTGACAACGAATCAGCTGTATTATATTCTAACAACAATAGGAGCTCGACCAAGTCGGAGCACATTGACATCAAGTTCCTAGTTGTTAAGGAAAGGGTACAGAGTGAATAAATTTTCATAGAACACTTAGTGACAAACTCCATGATAGCAAATCCTCTTACTAAGGAACTTCCACCCAAAGTCTTTCATGAGCATGTTGCTCACATGGGTGTTTTATAGTTCGAGGAATCTTTGGTTTAGTGGGAGTTAGtcacttttatgtattttatgttct is a genomic window containing:
- the LOC114368368 gene encoding uncharacterized protein LOC114368368, translating into MQIVLACMNLDLALRIEKPPSPTDSSISEQRKLHEKWNHSNRMCLMIIKRDIPEVFWGTILDDITSAKEFLAEIEKGFANNIKAETSTLLQNLISMKYQGKGNVREYIMGMSNKCFKIKGTKVIRRLAYSFSADFSTFTV